From a region of the Sesamum indicum cultivar Zhongzhi No. 13 linkage group LG3, S_indicum_v1.0, whole genome shotgun sequence genome:
- the LOC105159295 gene encoding uncharacterized protein LOC105159295, translated as MVGNRIWIAWDDNFIDVDVVECGTQFIHCLVYIRSIRESIAITMIYGATEVADRRELWGSLETIAMQTGDIPWLIGGDFNAVRDISEICGTSGDVRMAMEEFNDCIQNAGLLPLPMQGEWYTWHNCSASPRNLWKRLDRMMINDRWMARFPTSFYTSLTPRTSDHSPLVLYGDSQQQYGRYLLSEEDVNSLLLPFTPSDVKQAVFDIAEDKAPGPDGYSSGFFKAAWPIVGQENIWHHEVVGIPMYAVTRKLKALKPVFRLQRRNKGDLTLNVQLAKSFLDEAQQLVSSDRQNELYLLLEHCCRIIYAKTAKLEQIMLQQRAKMQWMKDGDQYSRVFFRKIAQRRVIRRILQINDENGTTHTDQEEVAHEFVSYFQNLLGGTRRQLTVDIRYLRPWARHCITDEEASHLLLPFSPDDVKQAVFGIAKDKAPGPDGYSSGFFKAAWPVVGEEVTRAVLDFFTIGKLLKQINSTILTLIPKRLSSLLDKIISPCQIAFIPGRSIGDNIMLAQELFSGYNQMRLPPRCALKVDIRKAYDTVEWDFLLAVL; from the exons atGGTTGGTAATCGGATTTGGATTGcgtgggatgataattttattgatgttgatgtcgTTGAATGTGGTACACAATTCATCCACTGCCTTGTTTATATACGGTCAATACGTGAGTCAATTGCCATCACTATGATTTATGGAGCTACGGAGGTGGCAGATAGGAGGGAGCTATGGGGTTCCCTAGAGACTATTGCCATGCAGACTGGTGATATCCCTTGGCTTATTGGAGGGGACTTCAATGCGGTAAGAGACATTAGTGAAATATGTGGAACATCGGGAGATGTTCGAATGGCAATGGAAGAGTTTAATGACTGCATTCAGAATGCAGGTCTActaccattacccatgcagggagaatggtaCACGTGGCATAACTGCAGTGCAAGTCCACGGAATCTTTGGAAAAGGTTGGATCGAATGatgattaatgatagatggatggctcgATTCCCAACATCTTTTTACACTAGCCTCACTCCACGTACTTCAGATCACTCACCGCTGGTGCTATACGGGGACAGCCAACAACAATATGGGAG ATACCTTTTGAGTGAAGAGGATGTTAACTCTTTACTCTTGCCATTCACACCATCGGATGTTAAACAAgcagtttttgacattgctgaggaTAAGGCACCGGGGCCGGACGGATATTCATCGGGCTttttcaaagctgcatggcctatagtggGGCAGGAA AacatttggcatcatgagGTTGTTGGTATACCTATGTATGCCGTGACCCGTAAACTGAAGGCACTTAAACCGGTCTTCCGACTacagaggaggaataagggggatctGACTCTGAACGTCCAATTAGCAAAAAGTTTTCtcgatgaggcacaacaattGGTGAGCTCTGACAGACAGAATGAGCTCTACTTACTCCTGGAACATTGCTGTCGAataatttatgctaaaacGGCAAAACTCGAACAAATTATGTTGCAACAAAGAGCTaagatgcaatggatgaaAGATGGAGACCAATATTCCcgggttttctttcgtaagatcGCTCAGAGACGAGTAATAAGGAGAATCTTGCAGATCAACGATGAGAATGGTACCACACACACGGATCAAGAGGAGGTCgcccatgagtttgtctcatactTTCAGAACCTTTTAGGAGGTACCAGACGACAGTTGACAGTGGATATTCGATACCTTAGACCATGGGCGAGGCACTGTATTACTGACGAGGAAGCTAGCCACTTACTGCTACCATTCTcaccggatgatgtgaagcaagcagtgttTGGTATCGCAAAAGACAAAgcaccgggacctgatggcTACTCGTCAGGGTTTTTCAAGGCGGCTTGGCCTGTGGTGGGGGAAGAAGTAACGAGGGCAGTTCTGGACTTCTTTACTATCGGAAAACTACTAAAACAGATCAACTCCACGATTTTGACTctaataccaaag AGATTGAGTAGCTTGCTAGACAAGATTATTAGCCCCTGTCAGATAGCTTTTattccgggaagaagcattggtgACAACATTATGCTAGCCCAGGAACTATTCTCAGGCTATAACCAGATGCGCCTACCTCCCAGATGCGCgcttaaagtggatatcagaaaggcctatgatacggtggaaTGGGACTTCTTGTTAGCAGTTTTGTAG
- the LOC105159297 gene encoding uncharacterized protein LOC105159297: MNAAIWNVRGLNKRDHQLAVKDIIAEFRLQFLGLLETRVRFNNVAAIQSFLLPQWKWFMDYGLVGNWVWIAWDDNFLDVDVVECGTQFIQCLVFIRSLHESVALTVIYGASEVADRRELWGALETIAMQNVDVPWLIGGDFNAVRDLSEVCGASGDIRMAMEEFNCCIQNARLLPLPMQGEWYTWHNCSTNPRNLWKRLDRILINDRWMARFPTSSYTSLTPRTSDHSPLILNGDSQQQFGGMFHFDNYLTLSPEFIPSVQQIWQHNIIGVPIYVVTRKLKALKSVFREQRRKKWDLSHNVQLAKGFLEMAQLLVSSNRQEELFLQLEHWCRTVLAKAVKLEQNMLQ; encoded by the coding sequence AtgaatgcagcaatatggaatgttcgtggcctgaacaaaagagACCACCAGCTAGCTGTGAAGGACATtattgctgagttcaggttacagtttcttggtcttcttgaaactcgagtTCGTTTTAATAATGTAGCTGCTATTCAATCTTTCTTACTGCcacaatggaaatggtttatgGATTATGGTTTGGTTGGTAATTGGGTATGGATTGCGTGGGATGATAATTTCCTAGATGTTGATGTAGTTGAATGTGGTACCCAATTTATCCAGTGCCTTGTTTTTATACGATCACTACATGAGTCAGTTGCCCTTACTGTGATTTATGGAGCTTCGGAGGTGGCGGACAGGAGGGAGTTGTGGGGTGCTCTAGAGACTATTGCCATGCAGAATGTTGATGTACCGTGGCTtattggaggggatttcaacGCGGTGCGAGATCTGAGTGAAGTATGTGGAGCATCGGGTGATATTCGAATGGCAATGGAAGAGTTTAATTGCTGCATTCAAAATGCAAGATTACTACCATTGcccatgcagggagaatggtaTACATGGCATAACTGCAGTACTAATCCACGGAACCTTTGGAAAAGATTGGACCGAATActgattaatgatagatggatggctcgGTTCCCGACATCAAGTTATACTAGTCTCACCCCACGAACCTCAGATCACTCACCGTTGATACTTAATGGGGATAGTCAACAACAatttggaggtatgtttcattttgataattacctcACTCTTTCTCCAGAgtttattcccagtgtgcagCAGATCTGGCAGCATAACATCATAGGAGTCCCAATATATGTGGTAACGaggaaactcaaagcattAAAATCGGTATTTAGAGAACAGAGGAGAAAAAAATGGGACTTATCGCACAATGTCCAGCTGGctaaagggtttcttgagatggcaCAGTTACTTGTTAGTTCAAACAGACAGGAGGAACTATTCTTACAGCTGGAACACTGGTGTCGGACTGTCCTAGCTAAAGCAGTCAAACTTGAGCAGAATATGCTTCAATAG
- the LOC105159296 gene encoding uncharacterized protein LOC105159296, giving the protein MSNDVMHDVGGSADVMHDVVDDVMHDVTADDINDVSNNGHLPVELWTEEGLSTAASGIGKPLYPDAITRACTRLDFAWVCVMLDVSSNLPKHIIIMTPDEEGGETPCKIDVEYEWIPPKCTSCLTLGYSAKDCEIHKSSRPIKPPVTVYIPKTGPARPPPVQDQKERIPPCRGIDKQRDGREYSFVTGD; this is encoded by the coding sequence ATGTCAAATGATGTCATGCATGATGTGGGAGGATCCGCTGATGTCATGCATGATGTGGTTGATGATGTCATGCATGATGTAACTGCTGATGACATCAATGATGTCAGCAATAATGGACACCTGCCGGTTGAATTATGGACAGAGGAGGGCCTGAGTACGGCGGCCAGCGGTATTGGCAAACCCCTATATCCGGATGCAataacgagagcatgcacgagattggacttTGCTTGGGTATGCGTGATGTTGGATGTGAGTTCCAACTTAcctaaacatattatcattatgacGCCTGATGAAGAAGGGGGAGAGACACCGTGCAAAATTGATGTGGAGTATGAGTGGATACCTCCAAAATGTACCAGTTGTTTGACGCTAGGATATTCTGCAAAGGATTGTGAGATTCATAAATCATCCAGACCTATTAAACCTCCAGTCACCGTTTACATTCCTAAAACGGGACCTGCGAGACCACCACCTGTGCAGGATCAGAAGGAGAGAATACCACCATGTCGAGGAATAGATAAACAGAGAGATGGACGTGAATATTCATTTGTGACGGGAGATTGA